AAACAAAGCTCgaagaaaaagggaaaagggaagaaaggaaagaaagggaaaggaagagggaaaaagTCCAACAGAGAGGCCAGTGAGACAGATATAACAGCCTTGAAGGAGTTTTTGGACACTTTAAGGGGGACACGAAGGCTAATGGTGAGAACTTTCTTGTTGTACAATAGGATCCACATTATAAGTGCATTGGACCTATATTTACAACACCTTCCTCCACCATCACCCAGTTTGAGTATTTAACCCATTTTATGTGCTGTCCTGGTATTAGCTGATCGCAACACCCAGCAAAGACGCCACACTCTACACCcagcagaaagaggaggaagagaaacatCACTGTGATCTTGCTATCAGGAAAATCACTGTAGCAACCATTGTGGGTGAAGACAGTGATGCCACACTCACTGTGCATCACCACCAGCTCGGTAGGAAGCATTTACacattgctgtgtgtgtgggtgtaagATTTACTTgcatgaaatatttgttttttgatggTTTTCATCCTCTTTAACTtagtttatttgaaaaaaaaaaacaacaacaaacatctgctgcacATTGCTCTGTTGTCAACATTCTTTGTTGTGCTGCACTGTGTTTATAATCCTGACTTTCACAACATGAAAGTTAGCAGCTGCTTTAATGGGAATCAAATTCAGActagaagaaaatatttttgctgATTTTGTTGATTGCTGTCATTTTCTAACTGCAGTGGCATTTTGTTGGTAAATATTTTGTATGATTATCCCTCATCCAACAACACTTTACTATCAGAGAAGTTAGCTTTTAACATGTCATGCCATCACTGTGCAGACTTTTTGCACCAGCCACCTTGCATTCCTCTGCTTTATGCTTCCTTCCCAGCAAACTGCAACATAAAACAGCACACTTTCTACTGtagtttgataaaacatttgtggcattttcctgcagatgtctaatGACCTAAGCTGCCTTGAGAGGAAAATACATGGTGCTCTTTTATATACTGCACATCTGTGTAAAATACCCAGTCCAACTTATTGTCGAGGTGCACACCTAGATATTTCAGGTCTGACCTGCCAAGTGGTGGTAAGGCAGGTATAAGCCTCCTTGACACTTTCATATAGTAGATCCAGAGTTTCACCATCTCTGGTAGGACAGGCATCCTAATGGATTACTTTACATGCAAGattgtctgtttctcttggtTAAATGTAAACAAGTATTGTAATGatatgaatgaattaatataaTCACATATAACATAATACGGTCTGAGACCACCTGCCAAAAGTTCAATGTTCTGACAACATATCCTCTCCAGTAACTTACACCATCTCTTGTTTACAAGTTAAGTCCTCCACCTTTTGTCTTGTCACtgtcccgtgtgtgtgtgtgtgtgtgtgttccagagTCAGAGCCTCCACTCACTGAACTAACAGAGCAGATCTCAAAGCCAGGCCTGATCTCCCTGTTGAGAACAGAACTCGGCCTGTCGTCCTCTGATCTCTTTTCTATGACCATCACAGACTATGACATCAAACCAAATGTAAGAGAGTCTTTCCTGAGCTTCTATTTGGGCTTGACACGCATGCAAACTTCTCTCCAGCACAGTTCTTACTCGTGTTCACATATGGAAACAGTCTTACAGCTGCTCAGAGTGATGAGAACAATGTACTCCTTATGTGCCAAGACTTTTCAAGACTATGCAGGAATCAGTATCTCGACTCAGTCTTGTCCTTACATTTCTTTATGGAAATCTAAAGAATATTGCATGATTTAGTAACAGATATACAAATGAAGTATTTTGCTCCTTAACAAACAAGAAtcattaattgatttattttttaaacaacccAGCTTGTTTTGATCTTGTTTAGATCTTGAGAACTGCTTCTGATGTACATTTCTAAAGACTGCTGAGATGTAATTCAGTGtagcacacaaatacaaacatacacattattGTTTCTCAGTTTAATTAGCTTAATTTTCCCCTAGAGAGTCTTTGAGGCACCACCATCAACTCCAGCTCTGTTTGAGTACATTGACAACTTTCCAACAAGGCgctcagaaaaagaaaaagaaaggagaagtcCTCCTGACTGCTCCAAAGACAACCAACAGCCCAGAGCTGAGAATTCACTACTCAGGTGGAATAATGCACCAGTACTACACTACACACTCAAGTCTGGAGACTCTTTAGACAACTATAAGATGTCATGatgttacagtacaaataatacaagacattttgcaaaaagataaatatgtcaacatttaaactttaagcAAACTTTGTATGGACTTTTAGGTTCATGTCTAACAGAAGACTGCTGCtcatctctgctccctctgACGATGACTACTCTTTCCAACAGCAACTCTCTGCTCTCAGTGGACAGGAGTGTCACCTGGGTAAGTAATAAGCCACAAGTACTGAACAATATGTATGTTGTCTGTTTACTCTGTTGCTTTTTGTAAAAGTGCAAAACcttaaataaaatctgacacaGGCTTGGGAAAGGCAAACAAAGCCAGCTTTGTCTTTTACCTTGTTGTGCTTTGCACAATTGCATAGATGTAAAGTAGTTAATTGAATAATTACATGTAAATACTCAACCACAGTTACAAATAAACTTAGCTGGAGAGACTTGtcactaaatatttaaaaaatttttagtgtttaaaatctttaaagtatagaaaaaaaatgtatgctattttttgtattaatgtttttgtttgggtTGTTATTTACTCTTGCTGCTAAAATGTGCCTTTCTGGATATTTTGGTAGGTATTCGCCACTTCGCCCTGTTAAAGCTGACTGGGACAGGAGCCAAAGCATCAGGAACTGTTGAGCTCTTTCCCCTAAATGGTGAGTCATGGTCATGTGAGGCATTCTGGATAGAGGGGACAAAAAGAAAGTTATTCATTGTTATTCATAGCCTAGAGTATATTAAAGTAAAGAAGTGTTCAGAATTCATAGCTGTCTTTTTACTTCCGCCCTTTCTACTGTATCTTGTAGTTTTTGTTCTGTAATCATCTTCCAGGTCACAGTCAGAGTGAAATTGAGCCATTATCCCGTGACACAGTCAACAATCTGAGAGAAGAGCTGAAGATCAATAAGGACTATTTCAGCATGCTGATTGTGGGGAAGGATGGTGAAGTCAAGACATGGTTCCCATCACCCATGTGGTCCTTGGATAACATCTATGACTTAGTGGACTCAATGGAGCTCCGCCTCCAAGAGGAGAAGTTGCAGAAGAGACTGGGAATCCACTGCCctgaagacagaggaagaggaggcagtgAGACAGGACACTATGATGGTTATGATGATGAAACAGCTCAGGACACGTACTTGTATCACCAGTCACAGGAATGATGAAGAAATAGGATAAACAAGAGgcagtggaataaaaataagCTAGCTACATACTTGATATGACACAGCATATACATAAACACATGGACtttaacataaacaaacaaactaaaaacaagcCCTCAAAAACTTATCAGGACTTACAAGATTCAAGTCAAAAATTGTACAGAGCTTagtagatgatgatgatagcaCAACAATAAGCTGGATATCTTTTGTTTGCAACTAATAAATCTGAAAAGTGTAGGAGAATACAGTGAAATGGTTTCAAAGTATGTTCAACAGTTCTTTAGAAAATGTGCTTTGTGCTCTACAGTGACTGTAAAAAACATCATAAATGGAAGCAGTCTAGAGCAGTTAAAGGTCCTGTAAAGATGTTGTTGAATGTTAAATGAAATTTATTAAGGAAGGAACAGGATTGTAAGATGAAATATGGCCAcctgaaacaaaacatcaaatgcAGGAATAAGAATATAT
The Anabas testudineus chromosome 22, fAnaTes1.2, whole genome shotgun sequence DNA segment above includes these coding regions:
- the ccdc80l2 gene encoding coiled-coil domain-containing protein 80, whose protein sequence is MSVKMFYFYTARLYVLLFAVLWSLSWPGISQSKLKDELDPNVRDWGDYSDIPPGLEQGLGLDEDSKHGDNRGVGESLSSLAPELDFLTDFAGKKRLWVITAPSHNNHYLRMMEKQLEDMEQKALNCRLAERDTFIITIIQNAMMEGRIQKTTFQGGATVENLDPDTVTKLLHYLEITSPEQGFTMLVLKKNLRVSERFPYPTRVEAIFELIDQFPMRKLEKMTRKGSNLRCKGTKKKVVKRKKIKKKVLIPQSRGNVTSVGAFQRKKAALKTKIQDILNGRSRFVIRKVPAVGSTGGRDLSSGGQSTSDGQQKEKVDSPPSVSRSNEEVKTDRPDSTAEERKKIHGGKNSEDKKEHNTKEITQEKQSSKKKGKGKKGKKGKGRGKKSNREASETDITALKEFLDTLRGTRRLMLIATPSKDATLYTQQKEEEEKHHCDLAIRKITVATIVGEDSDATLTVHHHQLESEPPLTELTEQISKPGLISLLRTELGLSSSDLFSMTITDYDIKPNRVFEAPPSTPALFEYIDNFPTRRSEKEKERRSPPDCSKDNQQPRAENSLLRFMSNRRLLLISAPSDDDYSFQQQLSALSGQECHLGIRHFALLKLTGTGAKASGTVELFPLNGHSQSEIEPLSRDTVNNLREELKINKDYFSMLIVGKDGEVKTWFPSPMWSLDNIYDLVDSMELRLQEEKLQKRLGIHCPEDRGRGGSETGHYDGYDDETAQDTYLYHQSQE